Proteins from a genomic interval of Caulobacter rhizosphaerae:
- a CDS encoding putative bifunctional diguanylate cyclase/phosphodiesterase yields MRQTSALSGTFARVAALVSRHLPAVPEAMAGRVRFEQLASIQRLTPVMMVANIVNAQLVFLAGLGGPHRLTLLVWAGVVTAYAVLGLYGWLSARRRKSAKNTVSARGARRVAMQTGLLGALWGVLPYVALRDAGTQMSMLIVALTAGMIGTGSFALLTLPMAALAYTTPLVVGSLLVLLTSHDPILLALAGLLIFCYLVVGLSCLSHAKVFVDRLVAGDELERQKQVVSLLLSDFEEGSSDWLWEVDATGALTYVSERMAEAAGVSRDDLLGRVVGGLDARMAEAPEGLAATLAGLLADQKAFRDVVVSVTVAGEVHWWALTAKPIHDLDGVFAGFRGVGADVTQARKDQERITRLAHYDVLTGLPNRLSFLQALSGAWDAKGRTAGCAVLCLDLDHFKGVNDSLGHPIGDALLVEAAGRLRACVGEAGIVTRLGGDEFAVVVQGDLEPSALGALAQAIVDALALPYALNDHHVSIGASVGIAVAPADADDADTLLKNADLALYRAKGDGRGAYRFFEATMDVWAQERRALEIDLRSALRNDELKLFFQPLIGAKGHEITGFEALLRWQHPRRGLVGPDDFIECAEQWGLICKIGEWVLHEACRQAAAWPAPLKVAVNLSPNQFAAGDLVDQVRTALRVSGLEPSRLELEITEGLLLRDTAGTLDQLRALKDLGVRIAMDDFGTGYSSLAYLWRFPFDKIKIDRTFVAEMSGNPAIADILRTITLLGRTLNLEVTAEGVETAEQASILEDMRCDHFQGYLFGRPMPIADIPGYLLENMAQQLRRGPTGDDVAQAAVS; encoded by the coding sequence GTGCGCCAGACTTCCGCTCTTTCGGGAACCTTCGCGCGCGTCGCCGCCCTGGTGTCGCGCCACCTGCCCGCCGTGCCCGAGGCCATGGCCGGCCGCGTCCGTTTCGAACAACTGGCCAGCATCCAACGCCTGACGCCGGTGATGATGGTCGCCAATATCGTCAACGCCCAACTGGTGTTCCTGGCCGGCCTGGGCGGTCCGCACCGGCTCACCCTGCTGGTCTGGGCCGGCGTGGTCACCGCCTACGCCGTTCTGGGCCTCTACGGCTGGCTGTCCGCCCGCCGCCGCAAGAGCGCCAAGAACACCGTCTCGGCCCGCGGCGCGCGTCGCGTGGCGATGCAGACCGGCCTGTTGGGCGCCCTGTGGGGCGTGCTGCCCTACGTGGCCCTGCGCGACGCCGGCACCCAGATGAGCATGCTGATCGTCGCCCTGACGGCGGGCATGATCGGCACCGGCAGCTTCGCCCTGCTGACCCTGCCGATGGCGGCCCTGGCCTACACCACGCCGCTGGTCGTCGGTTCGCTGCTAGTGCTGCTGACCAGCCATGACCCCATCCTGCTGGCCTTGGCCGGGCTTCTGATCTTTTGCTACCTGGTCGTGGGCCTGTCCTGCCTGTCGCACGCCAAGGTGTTCGTCGACCGCCTGGTGGCCGGCGACGAGTTGGAACGCCAGAAGCAGGTCGTCAGCCTGCTGCTCAGCGACTTCGAGGAAGGCTCCAGCGACTGGCTGTGGGAAGTCGACGCGACCGGCGCCCTGACCTATGTCTCCGAACGCATGGCCGAGGCGGCGGGGGTTTCCCGTGACGACCTGCTCGGCCGGGTGGTCGGCGGGCTGGACGCCAGGATGGCCGAGGCGCCCGAAGGCCTGGCCGCCACCCTCGCGGGCCTGCTGGCCGACCAGAAGGCCTTCCGCGACGTGGTGGTGTCGGTCACGGTCGCCGGCGAGGTCCACTGGTGGGCGCTGACGGCAAAGCCGATCCACGACCTGGACGGGGTGTTCGCCGGCTTCCGCGGCGTCGGCGCCGACGTCACCCAGGCCCGCAAGGACCAGGAACGCATCACCCGCCTGGCCCACTACGACGTACTGACCGGCCTGCCCAACCGCCTGTCGTTCTTGCAGGCCCTGAGCGGCGCCTGGGACGCCAAGGGACGAACGGCCGGCTGCGCGGTCCTGTGCCTGGACCTAGATCACTTCAAGGGCGTCAACGACAGCCTGGGCCACCCGATCGGCGACGCCCTGCTGGTCGAGGCGGCCGGCCGCCTGCGCGCCTGCGTCGGCGAGGCCGGAATCGTCACCCGCCTGGGCGGCGACGAGTTCGCGGTGGTCGTCCAAGGCGATCTTGAGCCGTCAGCACTGGGCGCCCTGGCCCAGGCCATCGTCGACGCCCTGGCCCTGCCCTACGCCTTGAACGACCACCACGTGTCGATCGGCGCCAGCGTCGGCATCGCCGTCGCCCCCGCCGACGCCGACGACGCCGACACCCTGCTGAAGAACGCCGACCTGGCCCTCTACCGCGCCAAGGGCGACGGGCGCGGCGCCTACCGGTTCTTCGAGGCGACCATGGACGTCTGGGCCCAGGAACGCCGGGCCCTGGAGATCGACCTGCGCTCGGCCCTGCGCAACGACGAGCTGAAGCTGTTCTTCCAGCCGCTGATCGGCGCCAAGGGTCACGAGATCACCGGCTTCGAGGCCCTGCTGCGCTGGCAGCATCCACGCCGCGGCCTGGTCGGGCCCGACGACTTCATCGAATGCGCCGAACAGTGGGGCCTGATCTGCAAGATCGGCGAGTGGGTGCTGCACGAGGCCTGCCGCCAGGCCGCCGCCTGGCCCGCGCCGCTGAAGGTGGCGGTGAACCTGTCGCCCAACCAGTTCGCCGCCGGCGACCTGGTCGACCAGGTGCGGACGGCCCTGCGCGTATCGGGTCTGGAGCCCTCTCGGCTGGAGCTGGAGATCACCGAGGGCCTGCTGCTGCGCGACACGGCCGGCACGCTGGACCAACTTCGGGCGCTCAAGGACCTGGGCGTGCGCATCGCCATGGACGACTTCGGCACCGGCTATTCCAGCCTGGCCTATCTGTGGCGGTTCCCGTTCGACAAGATCAAGATCGACCGCACCTTCGTGGCCGAGATGTCGGGTAATCCCGCCATCGCCGACATCCTGCGCACCATCACCCTGCTGGGCCGCACCCTGAACCTGGAGGTCACGGCCGAGGGGGTGGAGACGGCCGAGCAGGCCTCGATCCTGGAGGACATGCGCTGCGACCACTTCCAGGGCTATCTGTTCGGCCGGCCCATGCCGATCGCCGACATTCCCGGCTACCTGCTGGAGAACATGGCGCAGCAGCTGCGGCGCGGGCCGACGGGGGACGACGTCGCCCAGGCGGCGGTAAGCTGA